One Quadrisphaera setariae DNA segment encodes these proteins:
- a CDS encoding MMPL family transporter, producing MQAPVGRRSAWASVVLGLLVVVGLLAFAPSPDRGNGVSAGLPSSADSVQVAELAKQLPGADATSALVVVRRDGGLQAGDTAALQQLSGQLAQVAEGGRVAPPVVSQDGTTALVAVPLSTAGGTEALADTVKDIRAEVRSATAELPDGLTAEVTGGAAFTTDIAASFDGANFTLLLTTVLVVAALLLVTYRSPVLWLVPLAVVGASAAAATALFAVVSRTFGLVLDPSTGGIADVLVFGAGTNYALLLIARYREELRREPDRRLAMTRAWRGAAPAIAASAGTVVLSLLALSFAVLGSNRSVGQFGALGIAVAALFALFVLPSALVLCGRGVFWPFVPKVGSAETSLSGPWSRVGRAVVKRPWRVVAVAVAVLAVMAAGLSGARLGLSQTEQFRVQAESVDGLETLAKGFPAGAADPARVIVRSTDPAVVQGVVDAASASEGVASASAGRQAAGTGGGTGITEVTAVLDGDPGSPAAIATVERLRSAVSDVPGGALVGGSTASDLDVKTATERDLRVVAPLVLLVVLAVLVVLLRAVVGPLVLVATVVASFFAALGAGNWLATSVLGYPGLDTGVPLLAFLFLVALGVDYNIFLVTRVREEVPARGTREAVVVGVSVTGAVITSAGVLLAAVFTVLGVLPLITLTELGIIVGLGVLLDTLLVRTLLVPALFTLLDRRAWWPGALSRSGRHRGAAHTSAQRELAPR from the coding sequence TGCCGTCCAGCGCGGACTCGGTCCAGGTGGCCGAGCTGGCGAAGCAGCTGCCGGGCGCTGACGCGACGTCAGCGCTCGTCGTCGTCCGCCGCGACGGCGGTCTGCAGGCTGGCGACACCGCGGCGCTGCAGCAGCTCTCCGGGCAGCTGGCCCAGGTCGCCGAGGGCGGCCGGGTGGCGCCACCCGTGGTCTCGCAGGACGGGACGACGGCGCTCGTCGCCGTGCCCCTGAGCACCGCCGGCGGCACCGAGGCGCTGGCGGACACCGTGAAGGACATCCGCGCCGAGGTGCGCTCGGCCACCGCCGAACTGCCAGACGGGCTCACCGCCGAGGTCACCGGCGGCGCGGCGTTCACCACCGACATCGCCGCCTCGTTCGACGGCGCGAACTTCACGCTGCTGCTCACCACGGTGCTCGTGGTGGCCGCGCTGCTGCTCGTCACGTACCGCAGCCCGGTGCTCTGGCTCGTGCCGCTGGCCGTGGTCGGCGCCTCGGCCGCTGCGGCGACGGCGCTGTTCGCGGTGGTCTCGCGCACGTTCGGCCTGGTGCTCGACCCGTCCACCGGCGGCATCGCCGACGTCCTGGTCTTCGGCGCCGGCACCAACTACGCCCTGCTCCTCATCGCCCGCTACCGCGAGGAGCTGCGGCGCGAGCCAGACCGACGCCTCGCCATGACCCGGGCCTGGCGCGGCGCCGCCCCCGCCATCGCCGCGAGCGCTGGCACGGTGGTGCTGTCGCTGCTGGCGCTGTCGTTCGCAGTGCTGGGCTCCAACCGCAGCGTCGGGCAGTTCGGCGCGCTGGGCATCGCGGTGGCGGCCCTGTTCGCGCTGTTCGTGCTGCCGTCGGCCCTGGTGCTGTGCGGGCGCGGGGTGTTCTGGCCGTTCGTGCCGAAGGTCGGCTCCGCGGAGACCTCGCTGAGCGGGCCGTGGTCGCGCGTGGGGCGGGCCGTGGTGAAGAGGCCGTGGCGCGTGGTGGCGGTCGCCGTCGCCGTCCTCGCGGTGATGGCCGCGGGGCTCTCGGGGGCGCGGCTCGGGCTCAGCCAGACCGAGCAGTTCCGGGTGCAGGCGGAGTCGGTGGACGGGCTGGAGACGCTGGCGAAGGGGTTCCCGGCGGGCGCCGCCGACCCGGCGCGGGTCATCGTGCGCAGCACGGACCCGGCGGTCGTCCAGGGCGTGGTGGATGCGGCCTCGGCCAGCGAGGGCGTGGCGTCGGCGAGCGCCGGGCGACAGGCCGCAGGCACCGGCGGGGGCACCGGTATCACCGAGGTCACCGCCGTGCTCGACGGCGACCCGGGCAGCCCTGCGGCCATCGCCACCGTGGAGCGGCTGCGCTCCGCCGTCAGCGACGTGCCGGGCGGGGCGCTGGTGGGCGGCAGCACCGCGAGCGACCTCGACGTCAAGACCGCCACCGAGCGCGACCTGCGCGTGGTGGCCCCGCTGGTGCTGCTGGTGGTCCTCGCCGTGCTCGTGGTGCTGCTGCGGGCCGTCGTCGGGCCGCTGGTGCTGGTGGCCACCGTGGTGGCGAGCTTCTTCGCCGCGCTCGGCGCCGGGAACTGGCTGGCGACGTCGGTGCTCGGCTACCCCGGGCTGGACACGGGTGTGCCGCTGCTGGCGTTCCTGTTCCTCGTCGCCCTCGGGGTGGACTACAACATCTTCCTCGTCACGCGCGTGCGCGAGGAGGTGCCGGCCCGCGGCACCCGGGAGGCCGTGGTCGTGGGCGTCTCGGTGACCGGGGCCGTCATCACCAGCGCCGGCGTGCTCCTGGCGGCGGTCTTCACCGTGCTGGGCGTGCTGCCGCTCATCACGCTGACGGAGCTGGGGATCATCGTGGGCCTGGGCGTGCTGCTGGACACTCTCCTCGTGCGGACGCTGCTGGTGCCGGCGCTCTTCACGCTGCTGGACCGGCGCGCCTGGTGGCCGGGGGCGCTGTCCCGCTCCGGCCGCCACCGCGGCGCGGCGCACACCTCCGCCCAGCGGGAGCTGGCCCCCCGCTGA
- a CDS encoding peptide MFS transporter codes for MWERFSFYGMQAILAYYLYYSVADGGLGIPQATATSIVGAYGGLVYLSTIVGGWVSDRLAGRERVLFWSASVVMAGHIALAVLPGLAGVGVGLVLVALGSGGVKATATALVGTLYAEGDTRRDAGFSLFYLGINVGALIGPLLTGLAQSEVGFHVGFGLAAIGMALGLTQYAVGRRGLRGGEASRVPDPLPAAQRLRWALVAVAVVVVIAVAGLLGLLPLAGLATIVAGTCAVASVAYFAFLLRSSRIDAVERRRVLAFIPMFIASVAFWSLYQQQSTVVALFADSQLDRSLFGWTVPASWVQSINPVFIIVLSGVFAALWTRLGSRQPSAPVKFAAGVGVMGVAFLLFLPMSDPAPHSAPLLGLVGVLLAFTVAELLLSPVGLSLSTKLAPKAFPTQMVALWFLSTALGSALAGVFAGNWTPEGQAGYFSVLGLVAIALAVALALVAGPIHRLMSGVG; via the coding sequence ATGTGGGAGCGGTTCAGCTTCTACGGGATGCAGGCGATCCTCGCCTACTACCTCTACTACTCCGTCGCCGACGGCGGCCTCGGCATCCCCCAGGCGACCGCCACGAGCATCGTCGGCGCCTACGGCGGCCTGGTGTACCTCTCGACCATCGTCGGCGGCTGGGTCTCCGACCGGCTGGCCGGGCGCGAGCGCGTGCTCTTCTGGAGCGCGAGCGTGGTCATGGCCGGGCACATCGCCCTCGCGGTGCTGCCCGGCCTGGCCGGCGTGGGCGTCGGCCTGGTGCTCGTGGCGCTCGGCAGCGGCGGGGTCAAGGCGACGGCGACGGCGCTGGTCGGCACCCTCTACGCCGAGGGCGACACCCGCCGTGACGCCGGGTTCTCGCTGTTCTACCTGGGCATCAACGTCGGCGCTCTCATCGGCCCGCTGCTGACCGGCCTCGCGCAGAGCGAGGTCGGGTTCCACGTCGGGTTCGGGCTGGCGGCCATCGGCATGGCGCTCGGACTCACGCAGTACGCCGTCGGCCGGCGGGGCCTGCGCGGCGGGGAGGCCTCCCGCGTGCCGGACCCGCTCCCCGCCGCGCAGCGGCTGCGGTGGGCGCTGGTCGCGGTCGCCGTCGTCGTCGTCATCGCGGTGGCGGGCCTCCTCGGCCTGCTGCCGCTGGCCGGGCTCGCCACCATCGTCGCCGGGACCTGCGCCGTCGCGTCGGTGGCGTACTTCGCGTTCCTGCTCCGCAGCTCCCGCATCGACGCCGTGGAACGGCGCCGGGTGCTCGCCTTCATCCCGATGTTCATCGCCTCGGTGGCGTTCTGGTCGCTCTACCAGCAGCAGTCGACGGTGGTCGCGCTGTTCGCCGACTCCCAGCTCGACCGGTCGCTGTTCGGCTGGACCGTGCCGGCCTCCTGGGTGCAGTCGATCAACCCGGTCTTCATCATCGTGCTGTCGGGCGTCTTCGCCGCCCTGTGGACGCGGCTCGGCTCGCGCCAGCCGTCCGCGCCGGTGAAGTTCGCCGCGGGCGTGGGCGTCATGGGCGTGGCGTTCCTGCTGTTCCTGCCGATGTCCGACCCAGCGCCGCACAGCGCGCCGCTGCTCGGGCTGGTCGGGGTGCTGCTGGCGTTCACCGTGGCGGAGCTGCTGCTCTCGCCGGTCGGGCTGTCGCTGTCCACCAAGCTCGCGCCGAAGGCGTTCCCCACCCAGATGGTGGCGCTGTGGTTCCTGTCCACCGCGCTCGGGTCGGCGCTGGCCGGCGTGTTCGCGGGGAACTGGACCCCCGAGGGGCAGGCCGGGTACTTCAGCGTGCTGGGCCTCGTGGCGATCGCGCTCGCCGTAGCCCTGGCGCTGGTGGCCGGGCCGATCCACCGGCTCATGAGCGGCGTCGGCTGA
- a CDS encoding sugar phosphate isomerase/epimerase family protein, translating to MPRLTRDRVALNAIQWINVKADPSDPDSPDLWRYADPDFRADYPGVLAEIRDAGFGAVMMEVLATQTLQDYALMVRESGLALAPGYAQIGIPSDHDVRLAPGSAERVHWFDGVRRRAEESAYFGLESVFIAPEVAWGPKHPRTEVGAATGLDFDQARLDEVIDVLGQACEVLVAEGVRPGLHNHVGTWVETEDEIEQVLAAIPADLLGASFDVGHLEWAGIDAAAMLRRHADRLLDLHLKDLDLGVAAASRATPTPYRKAADSGIFLEPGLGQIDLDAVLAALPGDFGGWVVIEVDKASMAPDASARVSWEWVDRSIPAA from the coding sequence GTGCCCCGTCTGACCCGCGACCGCGTCGCCCTCAACGCCATCCAGTGGATCAACGTCAAGGCCGACCCCTCCGACCCGGACAGCCCCGACCTGTGGCGCTACGCCGACCCCGACTTCCGGGCCGACTATCCCGGCGTCCTCGCCGAGATCAGGGACGCCGGGTTCGGGGCGGTGATGATGGAGGTGCTGGCCACCCAGACCCTGCAGGACTACGCGCTGATGGTCCGCGAGTCCGGGCTGGCGCTGGCTCCGGGATATGCGCAGATCGGCATCCCGTCCGACCACGACGTGCGCCTGGCTCCCGGCTCGGCAGAACGGGTCCACTGGTTCGACGGTGTGCGTCGCCGCGCGGAGGAGTCGGCGTACTTCGGGCTGGAGAGCGTCTTCATCGCGCCGGAGGTGGCGTGGGGGCCGAAGCACCCGCGCACCGAGGTGGGTGCGGCCACGGGTCTGGACTTCGACCAGGCCCGGCTGGACGAGGTCATCGACGTCCTCGGGCAGGCCTGTGAGGTGCTCGTGGCCGAAGGGGTGCGGCCGGGGCTGCACAACCACGTGGGCACCTGGGTGGAGACCGAGGACGAGATCGAGCAGGTGCTCGCCGCGATCCCCGCGGACCTGCTGGGGGCGTCCTTCGACGTGGGGCACCTGGAGTGGGCGGGGATCGACGCCGCGGCGATGCTGCGCCGGCACGCCGACCGCCTGCTCGACCTGCACCTCAAGGACCTCGACCTGGGGGTGGCCGCGGCCAGCCGCGCCACGCCCACCCCGTACCGGAAGGCCGCCGACAGCGGCATCTTCCTCGAGCCGGGACTCGGGCAGATCGACCTCGACGCTGTGCTGGCAGCGCTGCCGGGGGATTTCGGCGGCTGGGTGGTCATCGAGGTCGACAAGGCGTCCATGGCTCCGGACGCCTCGGCCCGGGTCAGCTGGGAGTGGGTCGACCGCTCGATCCCCGCTGCCTGA
- a CDS encoding aldo/keto reductase, whose amino-acid sequence MKTQQLGRTGLEVSSIVLGLMRIDSLDDAAIDALVRTALDEGVTVLDHADVYGGDHLCERRFAEAVKLTPSERERVLIQSKCGIRDGFFDFSTEHIVSSVDASLRALQTDHLDLLLLHRPDALVEPEEVAAAFDQLEAAGKVRRFGVSNHTPYQQELLKTAVRQPLEVNQVQLSITHSSLISTGVASNMEGLEQSVHRDGGMLEHARIHGTTLQAWSPFQGGFFTGVFLGDREKYADLNDVLDELADAHGVTPTGIATAWITRHPADIQVVLGTTKPERVREAVAGSDVRLSRQEWYRLFTAAGSLVP is encoded by the coding sequence GTGAAGACCCAGCAGCTCGGCCGCACCGGCCTCGAGGTCAGCAGCATCGTGCTCGGCCTCATGCGCATCGACTCCCTCGACGATGCGGCCATCGACGCCCTCGTGCGCACCGCCCTCGACGAGGGCGTCACCGTGCTCGACCACGCCGACGTCTACGGCGGCGACCACCTCTGCGAGCGCCGCTTCGCCGAGGCGGTGAAGCTCACGCCCTCCGAGCGCGAGCGCGTGCTCATCCAGTCCAAGTGCGGCATCCGCGACGGCTTCTTCGACTTCTCCACCGAGCACATCGTCAGCTCGGTGGACGCCTCGCTCAGGGCCCTGCAGACCGACCACCTCGACCTGTTGCTGCTGCACCGCCCCGACGCCCTCGTGGAGCCCGAGGAGGTGGCTGCCGCCTTCGACCAGCTCGAGGCCGCGGGCAAGGTCCGCCGCTTCGGGGTGTCCAACCACACGCCCTACCAGCAGGAGCTGCTCAAGACCGCCGTGCGCCAGCCGCTGGAGGTCAACCAGGTGCAGCTGAGCATCACCCACTCCTCACTCATCTCCACCGGCGTGGCCTCGAACATGGAGGGCCTGGAGCAGTCGGTGCACCGCGACGGCGGGATGCTCGAGCACGCCCGGATCCACGGCACGACGCTGCAGGCGTGGTCGCCGTTCCAGGGCGGCTTCTTCACGGGCGTCTTCCTGGGTGACCGCGAGAAGTACGCCGACCTCAACGACGTCCTGGACGAGCTGGCCGACGCCCACGGCGTCACCCCAACGGGCATCGCCACGGCCTGGATCACCCGGCACCCGGCCGACATCCAGGTGGTGCTGGGCACCACCAAGCCGGAGCGCGTGCGCGAGGCGGTGGCCGGCTCTGACGTCCGCCTGAGCCGCCAGGAGTGGTACCGCCTGTTCACCGCCGCGGGGTCGCTCGTCCCCTGA
- a CDS encoding DUF805 domain-containing protein, producing the protein MSPRDAVASAFRQYATFRGRARRSEFWWFVLFTVVVGIVTSTLDTALFGTRSDDTGPLNAIASLALLVPTLALGWRRMHDTDRHGAKYLIGLIPVVGWILVIVWACQDGQPGPNRFGPSPKGGQWTPPGYGQKGYEQPAYGQSYPPAPPQQGYGQSYPPAPLQQPGQGGTPA; encoded by the coding sequence GTGAGCCCTCGCGACGCCGTCGCCAGCGCCTTCCGCCAGTACGCCACCTTCCGGGGCCGCGCCCGCCGTTCGGAGTTCTGGTGGTTCGTGCTGTTCACCGTGGTCGTCGGCATCGTCACCTCGACGCTCGACACGGCCCTGTTCGGCACCCGCTCCGACGACACCGGGCCCCTCAACGCGATCGCGAGCCTGGCGCTCCTCGTGCCCACCCTCGCCCTCGGCTGGCGGCGCATGCACGACACGGACCGGCACGGCGCCAAGTACCTCATCGGGCTCATCCCGGTGGTGGGCTGGATCCTCGTCATCGTCTGGGCGTGCCAGGACGGACAGCCGGGCCCCAACCGCTTCGGGCCCTCGCCCAAGGGCGGCCAGTGGACCCCTCCCGGGTACGGGCAGAAGGGCTACGAGCAGCCGGCGTACGGGCAGAGCTACCCGCCGGCTCCGCCGCAGCAGGGGTACGGGCAGAGCTACCCGCCGGCTCCGCTGCAGCAGCCGGGGCAGGGCGGCACCCCGGCCTGA